The genome window TGCTCTTCCCACAGGCCGTCATCGGCGCGAAAAGTACGAATGCCCGATTCGGCGGAAATGCCTGCACCGGTCAACACCACCACCCGAGGCTCCGGATGAGCCGCCAGCTCAGCGTTACGATCGCGTTCAAAAATACGCTGCCGGAAACGCTGATGCATCTTGCGCCTGGTTTTACGAAAGCGCGCAATACATAAACGGCGACGGGGTGTGCGCATAAAAACTCCTTAATTACCTGAGATGCAGGAATGCGGCACCGCGCATTCCGCCCGCATCGCCATGACGCGCCTGTGCAAAGCGCGGCGGCTTCGCGCGCGGCAGCAGGTGCGGCTGCACCTGCTCCGCCAGTCCGTCATAGAGCACTGCGAAATTTGACAATCCGCCCCCCAGCACAACTAAATGCGGATCGAGCAGGGTAAGCAGATTGCCGAGACAAACCGCCAGCAGCGCACGAAAGCGCCCGGTATGCGCCTGCGCCTGTGGATCGCCCTGATAATAGCGTTCAATAATCACGGGCGCACTGAGCGTCTGCTGATAAAAGTGGTGAAACAGCCAGGAGAAACCCTGACCGGAAAGCAAGGTTTCAATGCAGCCGCGTTTACCGCAGCCGCACTGTCGCAGCGGAATATCCTGCCCCAGCAGCGCCAGCGCATCCACCGGCAGGCGCATATGCCCCGCCTCACCGGTGATAAAGCTGCGCCCTGAGACCGGCTTGCCGTCAACCACCAGCCCGCCGCCGACGCCGGTGCCGAGGATCAGCCCCAGCACCACCGGATAAGCGCGAAACTCATCATCCCACGCCTCGGAGAGCGCGAAACAGTTAGCGTCGTTATCGATGCGCACTTCACGTCCCAGCCGCTCGCTGAGATCGCGGCCAAGGCGTTGCCCCTGTGCCGCCGGCACGTTGGCGGTGAAGAGCGTGCCATCGTCGGGATTGGGCAGGCCCGGCACGCCTACGCCAACGCTGCCGCGCTGGCTGGTAATAGCATCCGCCTCCGCCGTCAGGCGGGTAAAACTTTCCAGCAACTGCGCGTAGTCGTCACGCGGCGTCGGGACGCGCTTGCTCCATACCAGCTGGCGCTGCGCATCGTAAACGCCGAGGGCGATTTTGCTGCCG of Pantoea alhagi contains these proteins:
- the nagK gene encoding N-acetylglucosamine kinase, with translation MFYGFDMGGSKIALGVYDAQRQLVWSKRVPTPRDDYAQLLESFTRLTAEADAITSQRGSVGVGVPGLPNPDDGTLFTANVPAAQGQRLGRDLSERLGREVRIDNDANCFALSEAWDDEFRAYPVVLGLILGTGVGGGLVVDGKPVSGRSFITGEAGHMRLPVDALALLGQDIPLRQCGCGKRGCIETLLSGQGFSWLFHHFYQQTLSAPVIIERYYQGDPQAQAHTGRFRALLAVCLGNLLTLLDPHLVVLGGGLSNFAVLYDGLAEQVQPHLLPRAKPPRFAQARHGDAGGMRGAAFLHLR